A genomic segment from Malus domestica chromosome 05, GDT2T_hap1 encodes:
- the LOC114825243 gene encoding transcriptional regulator SUPERMAN-like, which translates to MDCINFFEGENLCDISWATRNYACSFCKREFGSAQALGGHMNVHRRDRARLRLLPHTLSSEMCPQNPNPSSYFATSSSSSLSSCHSLFSPSLRTRVSAPSSASSMDENKKLRYDYWPENHFPDLIPKKGMGGGVEHEAGHTFKGFAQRDDEYFNKIDLEKENNIIRVDLGLDLDLDIGLLKDHKEEVDLELRLGHL; encoded by the coding sequence ATGGATTGTATCAACTTCTTTGAAGGAGAAAATTTATGTGATATTTCATGGGCTACAAGAAACTACGCATGTAGCTTTTGCAAGAGAGAGTTCGGGTCTGCTCAAGCTCTTGGGGGTCATATGAATGTCCATAGAAGAGACAGAGCTAGGCTGAGACTCCTTCCTCATACCCTTTCTTCAGAAATGTGTcctcaaaaccctaaccctagctcTTATTTTGCTACTTCATCGTCCTCATCTCTTTCATCATGTCATTCCTTGTTTTCTCCTTCTCTGAGGACTCGGGTCTCTGCACCTTCATCAGCTTCATCTATGGATGAAAATAAGAAACTGAGATACGACTACTGGCCGGAAAATCACTTTCCTGATCTGATTCCCAAGAAAGGCATGGGAGGTGGTGTTGAGCATGAGGCTGGACACACATTTAAGGGTTTTGCACAAAGAGATGATGAGTACTTCAACAAGATTGATCTGGAGAAAGAGAATAATATAATTAGGGTTGACTTGGGGTTGGACTTGGATTTGGACATAGGGTTGCTCAAAGATCACAAGGAGGAAGTGGATCTGGAACTTCGACTTGGGCATCTTTAG
- the LOC114825242 gene encoding transcriptional regulator SUPERMAN-like, translating to MESNHPDHQDSKTSSTDEEAELRRDVNDDMGTGRSYECVFCKRGFTTAQALGGHMNIHRRERAKTRPSSDPTNLASSTSKAVEDQSHPRAAVYHAIQSYPPQYFIAPPDDHMNYRTYVPAPNTSGVLRPPHANHISDEDLCARNYFPRHRNLLRDDHQDWRSGSSSSLRMGRPSDDYKERVFNGGSEEADDELDLELRLGHDP from the coding sequence ATGGAATCCAACCATCCGGATCATCAAGATTCAAAGACCTCTAGTACTGATGAAGAAGCTGAACTCCGACGGGATGTGAACGATGACATGGGCACAGGGCGGTCTTACGAGTGTGTGTTTTGCAAGAGAGGTTTCACAACGGCACAGGCCTTGGGAGGACACATGAATATTCACCGGAGAGAGAGAGCCAAGACTAGACCTAGTTCGGATCCTACTAATTTGGCTTCGTCGACTAGCAAGGCGGTAGAAGATCAGAGTCATCCGAGGGCAGCGGTATACCATGCAATTCAAAGCTACCCGCCACAGTATTTTATAGCTCCTCCAGATGACCATATGAACTATAGAACATATGTGCCTGCACCTAATACATCAGGGGTGTTAAGGCCCCCGCATGCAAATCATATTAGTGATGAGGACTTGTgtgcaagaaattattttccGAGGCATCGGAATTTGCTAAGAGATGATCATCAGGATTGGAGATCAGGGAGTAGTTCGAGCTTGAGAATGGGCCGGCCATCAGATGATTACAAGGAGAGAGTGTTTAACGGTGGCAGTGAAGAAGCAGATGATGAATTGGATTTGGAGCTTCGACTCGGTCATGATCCCTAA